The Coleofasciculaceae cyanobacterium genome has a window encoding:
- the ribBA gene encoding bifunctional 3,4-dihydroxy-2-butanone-4-phosphate synthase/GTP cyclohydrolase II: MDTSGSSSINFDSIDSALAEIKAGRSIVVVDDENRENEGDLICAAQFATPSIINFMAVEARGLICLAMTGDRLDALDLPLMVSKNTDSNQTAFTVSIDASPKLGVSTGISADDRARTIQVAINPASIPEDLVRPGHIFPLRARTGGVLKRAGHTEAGVDLPRLAGLYPAGVICEIQNPDGSMARLPQLVKYAREHDLKLISIADLISYRLKHDRFVSRETVCKFPSQFGEFQIYAYRNSLDNTEHLAIVKGDPSELAAKPALVRVHSECLTGDALGSMRCDCRMQLQAALKMIEAHGLGVVVYLRQEGRGIGLVNKLKAYTLQDMGLDTVEANERLGFAADLRDYGMGAQILNDLCVKQIRLITNNPRKIAGLKGYGLEIVDRLPLLIEATDYNSEYLATKAKKLGHLLLQTYLITVAISWQERTISPEVQYEKLDKIRYLAQEHNFLVQEEARPIAIALFSNSSLIFHLGFDQPNLADANWFKDCNHPYLAGVVKILDDLANWQEISRLEFLIAPGDDPMSGLQVKLDRQNHNLVEKPSSLCNAIESQTIYSFAKVYD; encoded by the coding sequence GTGGATACATCTGGAAGTAGTTCTATTAATTTCGACTCTATAGATTCAGCATTAGCTGAAATTAAAGCAGGTCGCTCCATAGTTGTTGTAGATGATGAAAACCGAGAAAATGAGGGGGATTTGATCTGTGCGGCTCAGTTTGCGACCCCCAGCATAATTAACTTTATGGCTGTGGAAGCTAGAGGGTTGATTTGTTTGGCAATGACGGGCGATCGCCTTGATGCACTAGACTTACCTTTAATGGTGAGCAAGAACACCGATAGCAACCAAACTGCCTTTACCGTTAGTATTGATGCTTCTCCCAAGCTAGGAGTCAGCACGGGAATTTCTGCCGACGATCGCGCCAGGACTATTCAAGTCGCGATTAATCCTGCCAGCATTCCCGAAGATCTGGTTCGTCCTGGGCATATCTTTCCGCTGCGAGCCAGGACTGGTGGAGTTTTGAAACGCGCAGGACATACCGAAGCTGGAGTAGATTTACCTCGTTTAGCAGGATTATATCCCGCAGGGGTTATTTGTGAGATTCAAAATCCCGATGGTTCGATGGCGCGACTACCTCAACTAGTTAAGTATGCCCGTGAACACGACTTAAAATTAATTAGTATTGCCGATTTAATTAGCTATCGTTTAAAGCACGATCGCTTTGTCTCTCGCGAAACCGTTTGTAAATTTCCCAGTCAGTTTGGTGAGTTTCAAATTTATGCCTATCGCAATAGCCTAGACAACACGGAACATTTGGCAATTGTCAAAGGCGATCCCAGCGAACTAGCTGCCAAACCCGCTTTGGTGAGGGTGCACTCTGAATGTCTAACGGGAGATGCTTTGGGTTCGATGCGCTGTGACTGTCGGATGCAGCTACAGGCAGCGTTAAAAATGATCGAAGCTCATGGCTTGGGAGTCGTCGTATATCTTCGTCAAGAAGGAAGAGGTATTGGTCTGGTTAATAAGCTCAAGGCCTATACTTTACAGGATATGGGCTTAGACACGGTAGAAGCCAATGAAAGGTTGGGTTTTGCAGCTGACTTGCGTGATTACGGCATGGGAGCGCAGATTCTTAACGATCTGTGTGTTAAACAGATTCGCTTAATTACTAATAATCCGCGAAAAATAGCTGGTTTAAAAGGCTACGGCTTAGAAATAGTCGATCGCCTACCGTTACTGATTGAAGCTACTGACTATAATTCGGAGTATTTAGCTACCAAAGCGAAAAAGCTGGGTCATTTGCTCCTACAAACCTACTTAATCACCGTAGCTATTTCTTGGCAAGAAAGAACAATATCTCCTGAAGTTCAGTATGAAAAGCTAGATAAGATTCGCTACCTGGCTCAAGAGCATAACTTTTTGGTTCAGGAAGAAGCCAGACCAATCGCGATCGCTCTTTTTAGCAATTCTAGTTTGATTTTTCACCTTGGTTTTGACCAGCCTAATTTAGCTGATGCCAATTGGTTTAAAGACTGCAATCATCCTTATTTAGCTGGAGTAGTCAAAATTTTAGATGATTTAGCTAATTGGCAAGAAATTAGCCGTTTGGAATTTTTAATCGCTCCTGGAGACGATCCGATGTCTGGTTTACAAGTTAAGCTAGATCGTCAAAATCACAATTTAGTCGAAAAGCCTTCCTCGTTGTGTAATGCGATAGAAAGTCAGACAATTTATAGCTTTGCTAAAGTTTACGATTGA
- a CDS encoding putative PEP-binding protein, producing MNYIYWLSQIQYSEQFLVGDKLFILSQLLQHECPILPGFVLGNNLLQQFLADLKAELSAVNSHNYLTKSVNDYQTLQSVARSSRQIINQALLNQTWQAEIYQAARQLNSDSLILEPFITTPYGQHRWISSLWRSHTCNNTLEALSRAIKLVWSELFTANSLLYWQKLGLTSDLVNLSILVRPLKAAYASGIVEVSQESVAIKANWGLEQSLLQADAEPDRYYVDRHTGYVLSQHLGNKNYAYRPKSIDLNQPSVDCLEAYIPEENLAETYVLDSEAIALLLELTQDIIEKQPQIKYLAWTAFKSHFTATPHFYFTRFNDYLISSAPATENIAALAPSLPVLPLLTGVAVSSGKVQSQVTVVKDFDAHHQPIPAGSILVTKVINPQHISLIKQVGGIITEIGGKTSHGAIVARELNIPAVVNVTNATEILQNTATVLLNGDDGNVYPAQKHQQLSSHQSFNRSILSPTYPIATKLMVNLSQPESIASVSNLPIDGVGLLRSELMLAELLASQTFAHWQQSFQREFVATLTNLLRQFTAAFTPRPVFYRSLDRYAEDSLNPVSRSRGTYGYLSDPTLFDLELEALKTVTAEGYANLNLILPFVRSVEEFKFCDRRIENIGLTAQNSFQVWIMAEVPSVLMLLSEYARAGVKGIAIGTNDLTQLLLGVDREQSQFSDRGLNANHPAMQKAIAKIIKTAKAHNMECCICGQAPVEHPSLIDKLIQWGVDTISVEPQAVGRTYSAIARAERRILLERVRSKE from the coding sequence GTGAACTATATTTATTGGCTTTCGCAAATCCAGTACTCAGAACAATTTTTGGTTGGGGATAAATTATTTATTCTCAGCCAATTACTTCAACACGAGTGTCCAATTTTACCTGGGTTTGTGTTAGGCAATAATTTATTACAGCAGTTTTTAGCTGATTTAAAGGCTGAATTGTCAGCAGTAAATTCCCACAACTATCTGACAAAATCAGTCAACGACTATCAAACTTTACAGTCAGTCGCCAGAAGTAGTCGTCAGATTATCAATCAAGCTTTATTAAATCAAACCTGGCAAGCAGAAATATATCAGGCTGCACGGCAGCTAAATTCTGATAGCTTAATTCTCGAACCGTTTATTACTACTCCCTATGGTCAACACCGCTGGATTAGCAGTTTATGGCGATCGCACACCTGTAATAATACTCTAGAAGCTTTATCGAGAGCAATTAAGCTAGTTTGGTCAGAATTATTTACCGCCAACAGTCTGTTATATTGGCAAAAATTAGGCTTAACTAGCGATCTAGTTAATTTATCTATTTTGGTTAGACCTTTAAAAGCTGCCTACGCTTCAGGCATTGTTGAGGTAAGTCAAGAAAGTGTGGCAATCAAAGCTAATTGGGGTTTGGAACAAAGTTTGCTTCAGGCAGATGCTGAACCAGATCGATATTACGTCGATCGCCATACTGGGTATGTTTTATCGCAACACTTGGGTAATAAAAACTATGCTTATCGACCAAAATCCATAGATTTGAACCAGCCATCAGTCGATTGTCTAGAAGCCTATATTCCTGAGGAAAACTTAGCCGAGACTTACGTATTAGATTCTGAAGCGATCGCGCTTTTGCTTGAGTTAACTCAGGATATTATTGAAAAACAGCCACAAATAAAATATTTAGCTTGGACTGCATTTAAGTCACACTTTACCGCAACACCTCATTTTTACTTTACTCGATTCAACGATTATTTAATTTCTTCTGCTCCAGCAACTGAAAATATAGCTGCTTTAGCTCCATCATTACCAGTTCTACCTTTGTTAACTGGTGTTGCAGTTTCTTCGGGCAAGGTACAGTCACAAGTAACAGTAGTCAAAGATTTTGACGCTCACCACCAGCCAATTCCAGCTGGCTCAATCTTAGTAACTAAAGTAATTAACCCTCAGCACATATCTTTGATTAAGCAGGTAGGGGGCATCATTACCGAAATTGGTGGCAAAACTAGCCATGGTGCCATAGTAGCCAGAGAACTAAATATTCCTGCTGTGGTTAATGTTACAAACGCGACTGAAATTCTCCAGAACACAGCCACAGTATTGCTTAATGGTGATGATGGCAACGTCTATCCCGCCCAAAAGCATCAGCAATTAAGTTCCCATCAATCTTTTAACCGCTCCATACTTTCCCCCACTTATCCCATTGCCACTAAATTAATGGTGAACCTTTCTCAACCAGAAAGTATTGCTTCTGTGTCGAACCTACCTATAGATGGAGTCGGACTATTACGCTCGGAATTAATGTTAGCCGAGCTACTAGCTAGTCAAACTTTTGCTCATTGGCAGCAGTCTTTCCAGAGGGAGTTTGTTGCCACCCTAACTAATTTGTTGCGTCAGTTTACCGCAGCGTTTACCCCACGTCCTGTATTTTATCGCTCTCTCGATCGCTACGCTGAAGACTCACTTAATCCAGTTTCAAGGAGTAGAGGCACTTACGGCTATTTGAGCGATCCTACTTTATTCGATCTCGAGCTAGAAGCTTTAAAGACGGTTACAGCCGAAGGTTATGCTAATCTAAATTTAATTTTACCTTTTGTTCGCAGCGTTGAAGAATTCAAGTTTTGCGATCGCCGTATCGAAAATATTGGTTTGACTGCTCAAAATTCATTTCAAGTTTGGATCATGGCTGAAGTACCTTCTGTGCTTATGTTGTTATCTGAATATGCGCGTGCAGGGGTTAAAGGTATTGCGATCGGGACTAACGATTTGACTCAACTGCTTTTAGGAGTGGATCGAGAACAGAGTCAGTTTAGCGATCGCGGTTTAAACGCCAATCATCCCGCCATGCAAAAAGCGATCGCTAAAATTATTAAAACTGCTAAAGCCCATAATATGGAGTGCTGTATTTGTGGTCAAGCACCAGTCGAACATCCCAGTCTGATCGACAAGTTAATTCAGTGGGGAGTTGATACTATTTCCGTTGAACCACAGGCAGTAGGCAGGACTTATAGCGCGATCGCGCGTGCTGAAAGACGAATACTTTTAGAGCGAGTAAGGAGTAAGGAGTAA
- the aroA gene encoding 3-phosphoshikimate 1-carboxyvinyltransferase, translated as MSSIVSIQDDAESQKLLLNPSSLGNAVQGSITIPGDKSISHRALMLGAIAEGKTIIEGLLLGEDPRSTAACFRIMGAEISELNSQQVIVQGVGLGNLQEPEDILDAGNSGTTIRLMLGLLASHPNHLFTVTGDSSLRSRPMSRVVKPLIQMGAEIWGRKGNSLAPLAVRGQQLKPIHYHSPIASAQVKSCILLAGLMVDGKTTVTEPALSRDHSERMLRAFGATLDIDVATNSVTLTGQPTLRGQKVIVPGDISSAAFWLVAGAIIPGSNLLITNVGVNPTRIGILEALAMMEADITRENERVVAGEPVADLRVKYSQLQACEIAGDLIPRLIDEIPILAVAAVFARGKTVIKDAGELRVKESDRLAVMATELGKMGANITELADGLEIQGGNNLTGAEVDSFTDHRIAMSLAIAALNATGQTTINRADAASISYPNFVSTLMQILN; from the coding sequence ATGTCTTCTATTGTCAGTATTCAAGACGACGCGGAATCTCAGAAATTATTACTTAATCCCAGCAGTTTAGGTAATGCAGTCCAAGGAAGTATTACGATCCCAGGAGACAAGTCAATTTCTCATCGTGCTTTAATGCTAGGCGCGATAGCCGAAGGAAAAACCATAATTGAAGGCTTGTTATTGGGAGAAGATCCCCGCAGCACCGCAGCCTGTTTTCGGATAATGGGGGCAGAAATATCGGAGTTAAATTCTCAACAGGTGATCGTACAAGGAGTTGGTTTAGGCAATCTACAAGAACCTGAGGATATTCTGGATGCAGGTAATTCGGGAACAACTATACGTTTGATGTTGGGCTTGTTGGCATCTCATCCTAATCATCTGTTTACGGTAACGGGAGATAGCTCATTGCGATCGCGTCCCATGTCGCGGGTAGTCAAACCTTTAATCCAAATGGGAGCAGAGATCTGGGGTAGAAAAGGTAATTCTCTTGCTCCCCTGGCGGTTAGAGGGCAGCAGCTCAAGCCAATACACTATCATTCTCCTATCGCTTCGGCACAGGTCAAATCTTGTATCTTACTAGCAGGTTTAATGGTAGACGGTAAAACTACCGTAACCGAACCCGCTTTATCTCGCGACCATAGTGAAAGAATGCTGCGGGCTTTTGGCGCAACTTTAGACATTGATGTTGCCACCAATAGCGTTACTTTGACGGGACAACCGACTTTACGAGGACAAAAGGTAATTGTTCCAGGAGATATCAGTTCTGCTGCTTTTTGGTTAGTGGCGGGGGCAATTATTCCTGGCTCGAATCTATTGATTACCAACGTCGGAGTTAACCCGACTCGGATCGGAATCTTAGAAGCTTTAGCCATGATGGAAGCAGATATTACGCGAGAAAACGAGCGCGTTGTCGCAGGAGAGCCTGTAGCAGACCTAAGAGTAAAATATAGTCAGCTTCAAGCCTGTGAGATTGCTGGAGACCTAATTCCTCGTTTGATTGATGAAATACCGATTTTAGCAGTGGCTGCTGTATTTGCTCGCGGGAAAACCGTAATTAAGGACGCAGGCGAATTAAGAGTGAAAGAAAGCGATCGCCTGGCAGTAATGGCGACTGAATTAGGCAAAATGGGGGCAAACATTACTGAACTTGCCGATGGATTAGAAATCCAGGGTGGTAACAACTTAACGGGAGCAGAAGTAGATAGCTTTACCGATCATCGTATTGCTATGAGTCTGGCGATTGCCGCCTTAAATGCTACTGGTCAAACTACGATTAATCGCGCTGATGCTGCTTCTATTTCCTATCCTAATTTTGTTAGCACTCTGATGCAGATTTTAAATTAA
- a CDS encoding chloride channel protein, with amino-acid sequence MKKLLANWRTSSWLASSSLDTRYALIEACLIGLLSALAAVLLKQGISWLGGWRVQTANIAGEKLVLPLMGLIMGTLAGGVIELLAPSAAGGGIPQVKAALAKYPIVLNLRTALVKTLATILVVGAGFTVGRRGPTVHIGAALGAQVSRWIPNSPTNRRQMIAAGAAAGLAAGFNTPIAGVLFVVEELMRDISGLTLETAIAASFTGAVISRILGTNQINLSLEVIDSAPQSSFAISEIPFYLVLGILAGILGGIFNRSIIEGMKFSRSLPLPIPLRIGVAGLISGTVIAWLPPFFQDNAGLRELLIAGQFSWQTTAVVFIAQFCLTILAYSAGAPGGLFAPALVLGSALGYLVGIGEVALISSESPYTFALAGMGAFFTAVVRVPITAIVIVFEMTADFNLVLPLMIACAIAYIIAESVSPGSLYEHLLEASGIELTEEKPHHDFMAKLTADDVMQSLVETLPSNLPLPELVKAMSRSHHRGFPVVEDGKLVGIITQSDIPQDTKLTNTVLVKDIMTPQPISVSPETSLADVLYLLNRYQLSRLPVTEGSKLLGIITHSDIIKAEAKQLNGEHQPKARFEPSYVVYQSRSPATGKGRILLPLANPEHTTALLEIARAIALYHQYEIECLRIICVPNHVYPAQAQVETDSERQFMQRLENWGKASAIAIHTQIRVATDVSEAILETIAKEHIDLLLMGWKGNNSSLESIFGNIVDSLIQQAPCDLMLVKLGSAAYAFPRELRLRHKWLIPTTGGDRIKKLLTFLPALAGLSNIPPKIQLCQVSEPDKLPHFTPDFTQAAELLNNAMSSPIMPLLIPAYSVSQAIIELTQRRKYGLVVLGASNEGLLQNVVRGNIPEAIAHYANSTVIIFRSSAK; translated from the coding sequence ATGAAAAAACTGCTCGCCAACTGGCGCACATCTTCATGGCTAGCCAGTAGTTCACTTGATACTCGTTATGCTCTGATCGAAGCTTGTTTAATAGGACTATTATCCGCTTTGGCTGCGGTACTGCTGAAGCAGGGGATTAGCTGGCTAGGAGGATGGCGGGTTCAGACGGCAAATATCGCTGGGGAAAAGCTAGTTTTACCTTTAATGGGTTTAATTATGGGTACTCTGGCAGGTGGAGTAATTGAGCTTTTAGCGCCTTCGGCAGCAGGTGGCGGTATTCCTCAGGTTAAGGCAGCTTTAGCTAAATATCCGATTGTCTTAAATCTTCGCACCGCTTTAGTCAAAACTTTAGCAACTATTTTAGTTGTTGGGGCAGGTTTTACCGTCGGTCGTCGTGGTCCGACAGTACATATTGGAGCAGCTTTGGGAGCGCAGGTAAGTCGTTGGATCCCTAACTCGCCGACTAATCGTCGTCAAATGATTGCAGCAGGGGCAGCAGCGGGTTTAGCAGCAGGCTTTAATACTCCTATTGCAGGAGTGCTATTTGTTGTCGAAGAATTGATGCGGGATATTTCTGGCTTGACTCTAGAAACGGCGATCGCCGCCTCATTTACGGGGGCGGTTATCTCTCGCATCCTGGGAACTAACCAGATTAATCTTTCTCTAGAGGTAATTGATTCGGCTCCTCAAAGTAGCTTTGCTATTTCGGAAATTCCGTTTTATCTGGTGCTGGGTATTTTAGCGGGAATATTGGGCGGAATTTTTAATCGTTCCATTATTGAGGGAATGAAATTTAGTCGTAGCTTACCTTTACCCATACCGCTCCGTATTGGTGTGGCAGGATTGATTTCGGGAACGGTCATCGCTTGGCTACCACCTTTTTTCCAAGACAACGCGGGGCTGAGAGAACTATTAATTGCTGGACAGTTTTCTTGGCAAACTACTGCGGTAGTATTTATAGCTCAATTTTGCCTAACGATTCTGGCATATAGTGCGGGTGCGCCAGGCGGTTTGTTTGCTCCTGCTTTGGTATTAGGCTCTGCTTTGGGATACTTAGTCGGGATTGGGGAGGTAGCTTTAATTAGTTCAGAATCTCCCTATACTTTTGCTTTGGCAGGAATGGGTGCTTTTTTTACCGCAGTGGTTAGAGTTCCCATCACAGCAATTGTGATTGTTTTTGAGATGACGGCAGATTTTAATTTAGTTTTGCCTCTAATGATTGCCTGTGCGATCGCTTATATTATTGCCGAAAGCGTTTCTCCAGGTTCTTTATACGAGCATTTGCTCGAAGCTAGCGGGATTGAACTAACAGAAGAAAAGCCGCACCATGACTTTATGGCAAAGTTGACGGCAGATGATGTCATGCAGTCACTAGTAGAAACCCTGCCCAGCAACCTCCCCTTACCAGAGTTAGTTAAAGCCATGTCGCGATCGCATCACCGTGGTTTTCCTGTAGTCGAAGATGGCAAGCTGGTAGGAATTATTACTCAGTCGGATATTCCCCAAGACACTAAACTGACGAATACTGTCTTGGTCAAAGATATTATGACTCCTCAGCCAATTTCAGTCTCTCCTGAGACTTCTTTAGCAGACGTTTTATACTTGCTAAATCGTTATCAGCTATCTCGTTTGCCCGTTACCGAAGGCTCTAAACTATTAGGAATTATTACCCACAGCGATATTATTAAAGCTGAAGCAAAACAGTTAAATGGTGAGCATCAGCCCAAAGCCAGGTTTGAACCTTCTTATGTCGTGTATCAAAGTCGTTCCCCCGCTACGGGAAAAGGACGCATTTTATTGCCTCTGGCTAATCCAGAACATACCACTGCTTTATTAGAAATAGCGAGGGCGATCGCGCTTTATCATCAGTATGAAATTGAATGTCTGCGAATTATTTGTGTCCCCAATCATGTCTATCCTGCCCAAGCTCAGGTAGAAACTGATTCTGAGCGTCAATTTATGCAGCGGCTAGAAAACTGGGGCAAAGCCTCAGCGATCGCAATTCATACTCAAATCCGTGTGGCAACCGATGTTAGCGAAGCGATTTTGGAAACTATTGCCAAAGAGCATATCGATTTGCTGCTGATGGGTTGGAAAGGCAATAATTCTAGTTTGGAGTCAATTTTTGGCAACATTGTCGATTCTTTGATCCAACAGGCTCCCTGCGATCTGATGCTGGTTAAACTCGGTTCGGCTGCTTATGCGTTTCCCCGCGAGCTTCGTCTACGACACAAATGGTTAATTCCGACTACGGGTGGCGATCGCATTAAAAAATTGTTGACTTTTTTACCTGCTTTGGCTGGTTTAAGTAATATTCCGCCAAAAATACAGCTCTGCCAGGTATCAGAACCCGATAAATTGCCACATTTTACCCCTGATTTTACCCAAGCTGCCGAGCTGCTCAATAATGCCATGAGTTCCCCGATTATGCCGCTGCTGATTCCTGCTTATTCGGTATCACAAGCCATTATCGAATTGACCCAGCGTCGAAAATATGGCTTGGTAGTTTTAGGTGCGAGCAACGAAGGACTATTGCAAAATGTGGTTCGAGGCAATATACCAGAAGCGATCGCCCATTATGCCAACAGCACCGTAATTATTTTTCGTAGTTCAGCAAAATAA
- a CDS encoding lysophospholipid acyltransferase family protein — translation MEGKRESFAAWAAYHLLKWSVVSPALHTYFRIKIYGAEKVPQSGGLIAVSNHASYFDPPILSNCVGRPLAFMAKEELFKIPVLKQGIKLYGAYPVKRSTGDRAALRAAMTALESGWVAAVFLQGTRSLDAQITEPKLGAAWIAAKAQVPLLPVSLWGTEKIIAKDLSFPQPVPLTVRIGDVIAPPSSTKKEDLQAVTEQCARVINSLHDLGR, via the coding sequence GTGGAAGGGAAACGAGAGTCATTTGCTGCTTGGGCAGCGTATCATCTTTTGAAGTGGTCGGTAGTTAGCCCCGCACTACATACTTATTTTCGGATTAAGATCTACGGGGCGGAAAAAGTACCTCAGTCGGGGGGATTAATCGCTGTTAGCAACCATGCTAGCTATTTCGATCCGCCCATTTTATCTAACTGTGTTGGTCGTCCTCTGGCGTTTATGGCAAAAGAGGAGTTGTTTAAAATTCCTGTTCTTAAGCAGGGGATCAAGCTTTATGGAGCATATCCTGTTAAACGTAGTACGGGCGATCGCGCAGCTCTCCGCGCAGCAATGACAGCTTTAGAGTCAGGTTGGGTAGCAGCGGTTTTTTTACAAGGGACTCGTTCGCTTGATGCTCAGATTACCGAGCCTAAATTGGGTGCAGCCTGGATTGCAGCTAAGGCTCAAGTGCCTCTATTACCTGTTAGTCTTTGGGGCACAGAAAAAATTATTGCTAAAGATTTATCTTTTCCTCAACCCGTGCCGTTAACAGTTCGTATTGGCGATGTAATCGCACCTCCGTCTTCGACTAAAAAAGAAGATTTACAGGCTGTAACCGAACAGTGTGCGAGGGTAATTAATTCTCTACACGATTTAGGACGGTGA
- a CDS encoding ParA family protein — MGTIISTVNMKGGVGKTTLTVNLATCLAKRHNKRVLVLDLDSQISATLSLISPHDFAKLRKRKHTLSYLLDNVINPNPWSKLDINDIIVPNICGIDGLELLPGDIELYDEYQVSEMLHQQAMESEEQEFQKVWDNFERILIKRILEPVLDNYDFIILDCAPGYNLLTRSGIAASNFYLLPARPEPLSLVGIQLLERRIAKLRKSHAETQPLDVNLLGIVFILSAGGLMGRYYKQVMKRVEDDFVPEQLFNQSIPMDVNVAKAVDLFTPVSIAMPNSGGSKAFMKLSDELLAKSLVSKELVAVT, encoded by the coding sequence ATGGGAACTATTATCAGCACCGTCAACATGAAAGGTGGAGTAGGTAAAACTACTCTGACTGTTAATCTGGCTACCTGTTTAGCCAAAAGACACAACAAACGTGTCTTGGTTTTAGATTTGGATTCACAAATCAGCGCAACCTTGAGTTTAATTTCGCCCCATGATTTCGCTAAGTTACGTAAGAGAAAACATACCCTTAGCTATCTACTTGATAATGTCATTAATCCTAATCCCTGGAGCAAGTTAGATATTAACGATATTATTGTGCCTAATATCTGTGGAATAGATGGTTTAGAATTACTTCCAGGAGACATTGAGCTTTATGATGAGTATCAAGTCTCAGAAATGTTGCATCAACAGGCAATGGAAAGCGAGGAACAAGAGTTTCAAAAAGTTTGGGATAATTTTGAAAGGATATTAATCAAGCGAATTTTAGAACCAGTGTTAGATAACTATGACTTTATTATCTTAGACTGCGCCCCTGGGTATAATTTGTTAACTCGTAGCGGTATTGCTGCTAGTAATTTTTATCTCTTACCTGCTCGTCCTGAACCACTTTCTTTGGTAGGAATTCAACTATTAGAAAGAAGAATTGCCAAACTCAGAAAAAGCCATGCCGAGACTCAGCCTTTAGATGTCAACTTACTAGGCATTGTATTTATTCTCTCGGCTGGTGGGCTAATGGGTAGATATTATAAGCAAGTAATGAAGCGAGTAGAAGATGACTTTGTTCCCGAACAGTTATTTAATCAGTCAATTCCAATGGACGTTAATGTTGCCAAAGCAGTCGATCTGTTTACGCCTGTATCTATAGCAATGCCTAATTCTGGAGGGTCAAAAGCATTTATGAAGTTAAGCGATGAATTGCTAGCTAAAAGTTTAGTCAGTAAAGAATTAGTTGCTGTGACTTAA
- a CDS encoding SRPBCC family protein, with amino-acid sequence MLNFRYSSLINAPVETVWQFHERPDLLNLLTPPWQPVKIIRRQGGLGVGAKSEFRLSLAGIPVRWIATHIECVPNSLFVDEQTDGPMESWVHRHEFMSEEGKTRLTDAIAYEIPGGFLAELILGWWVDARLQDMFRYRHQVTKTNCQT; translated from the coding sequence ATGCTGAATTTTAGATATTCTAGTTTAATTAATGCACCTGTAGAGACAGTCTGGCAGTTTCATGAACGTCCCGATCTTCTTAATCTGCTGACTCCTCCCTGGCAGCCAGTAAAAATTATTCGCCGTCAAGGAGGTTTGGGTGTGGGGGCAAAGTCCGAATTTCGTTTGTCTCTGGCAGGGATTCCTGTGCGCTGGATTGCTACTCATATTGAATGTGTGCCTAATTCCCTCTTTGTCGATGAACAAACAGATGGACCAATGGAATCTTGGGTACATCGTCATGAATTTATGTCAGAAGAAGGCAAGACTAGATTAACCGATGCGATCGCCTATGAAATTCCCGGAGGATTCTTGGCGGAATTGATCTTGGGCTGGTGGGTAGATGCTCGACTCCAAGATATGTTTCGTTATCGTCATCAAGTAACTAAAACTAATTGCCAGACATAA
- a CDS encoding Crp/Fnr family transcriptional regulator, with translation MIINTLPPKKLHHNLKRQTFVSGEFILLKPNSYWLLQQGIVKSCTYTEEGTPVTLGYWGVDDLIGQPLSLVYPYKIECLTPVEALCIPINQTHRITNLIQRHIQQTEEILYILRSDKVGQRLRGILVWLGHKFGQEIEIGHLIDLRLTHQDLAEIIGATRVTVTKIVNQLEQEGFLSRPHRNTFVISKLQEI, from the coding sequence ATGATTATTAATACTTTGCCGCCAAAGAAGCTCCATCATAATCTGAAACGTCAAACTTTTGTCTCAGGCGAATTTATTCTCCTGAAACCTAATTCTTACTGGTTGTTGCAACAAGGGATTGTTAAGTCTTGTACCTATACCGAAGAAGGAACACCAGTCACTTTAGGATATTGGGGAGTAGATGACCTGATCGGACAACCTTTATCCCTCGTCTATCCTTACAAAATTGAATGTTTAACTCCTGTTGAAGCATTATGTATTCCGATCAATCAAACCCATCGAATTACCAATTTAATTCAGCGTCATATTCAACAAACAGAAGAAATACTTTACATTCTTCGTTCTGATAAAGTAGGTCAGCGTCTGCGAGGAATTTTAGTTTGGCTGGGTCATAAATTTGGTCAGGAAATTGAAATTGGTCACCTAATCGATCTTCGTTTAACTCATCAAGATTTAGCCGAAATCATTGGCGCAACCAGAGTTACTGTAACCAAGATTGTTAATCAATTAGAACAAGAAGGCTTTCTCAGTCGTCCCCATCGCAATACATTCGTAATTTCTAAGCTACAAGAAATATGA